A window from Fibrobacter sp. UWB11 encodes these proteins:
- a CDS encoding DUF4416 family protein produces MKASQFSENAQLIAFVLQKGSEWDPNVIELLEKTWGKIRHKGRLFAFDKTDYYKPEMGENLYRGVVSFEKEIPPETIAEEKERSNALELTTASAETPELRHVNIDIGYMDMDKVVLPSYKRGPFKLYAGKGVWLDMLLTYAKGVFHPTAWAFDDFMRNPYQHDLQLIREKFKKARKGG; encoded by the coding sequence ATGAAAGCTTCTCAATTTTCTGAAAACGCTCAGCTGATTGCGTTTGTATTGCAAAAGGGCTCCGAGTGGGACCCGAATGTTATTGAACTTCTAGAAAAGACTTGGGGTAAGATTCGCCATAAAGGGCGCCTCTTTGCGTTTGATAAGACGGATTACTACAAGCCCGAGATGGGCGAAAACTTGTATCGCGGGGTAGTTTCATTTGAAAAGGAAATTCCGCCAGAGACGATTGCCGAAGAAAAGGAACGTAGCAATGCGCTGGAGCTCACGACCGCATCGGCAGAGACTCCGGAACTGCGCCATGTAAATATCGACATCGGCTATATGGACATGGATAAGGTGGTGCTCCCAAGTTACAAGCGCGGACCGTTTAAGCTCTATGCGGGCAAGGGCGTGTGGCTTGATATGCTTTTGACGTATGCGAAGGGCGTTTTCCACCCGACTGCTTGGGCTTTTGACGATTTTATGAGGAACCCCTACCAGCACGATTTGCAGTTAATTCGCGAAAAATTCAAAAAAGCCCGAAAGGGTGGTTAG
- a CDS encoding tyrosine-type recombinase/integrase → MLLDEYIQNFLIYLQTQRRYSERTVETYRKSLEKYLAMLTSNGHTAQSGASKVVTLDSFSETNVKNFVWDLKIKQKLAPTSICEHLAALKSFGKYLVRSKILQKNPAEAVPMPKRPKRLVSFLGQKDLAEEKFPELPENPSLQQIRARLLLELIYGSGLRISECQNLCWNQLQIKERLVRVIGKGNKERIVPITDTLITWLEQFKAAEIEAGHAPNITSPVFLNENGKPYDVRTLRNDIHNLLREIGWEGKASPHVLRHSFATHLLENGAEIMSVKEMLGHSNISTTQIYTHVNAERLREAFKKTHPRA, encoded by the coding sequence ATGCTTTTAGACGAATACATCCAAAATTTTTTGATATATCTGCAAACTCAGCGCAGGTATTCCGAAAGAACTGTCGAAACATACCGAAAATCGCTGGAAAAATACCTCGCGATGCTTACCAGCAATGGACACACCGCCCAAAGTGGGGCTTCAAAAGTTGTGACGCTCGACTCTTTTTCCGAAACAAACGTCAAGAATTTTGTGTGGGATTTGAAAATCAAACAGAAACTCGCACCTACAAGCATCTGCGAACACCTCGCCGCTCTTAAAAGCTTTGGCAAATACCTCGTCCGTTCCAAGATTTTGCAGAAGAATCCCGCCGAAGCGGTTCCCATGCCCAAGCGTCCCAAGCGGCTCGTATCGTTCCTCGGGCAGAAAGACCTCGCCGAAGAAAAATTCCCGGAGTTGCCCGAAAATCCGTCATTACAGCAAATCCGCGCACGACTTTTGCTCGAACTCATTTACGGTTCTGGACTGCGAATTTCGGAATGTCAAAACCTCTGCTGGAATCAATTACAGATAAAAGAAAGACTAGTCCGAGTGATTGGTAAGGGCAACAAGGAACGCATCGTCCCGATTACAGACACGTTAATCACTTGGTTGGAGCAATTCAAGGCCGCAGAAATTGAAGCTGGGCACGCTCCAAACATCACAAGTCCCGTATTCTTAAACGAAAACGGAAAGCCTTACGATGTCCGCACTCTCCGAAATGACATCCATAATTTGTTACGAGAAATCGGCTGGGAAGGTAAAGCGAGCCCGCACGTGCTGCGCCACAGTTTCGCCACGCACTTGCTCGAAAATGGTGCCGAAATCATGAGTGTCAAGGAAATGCTCGGACATTCGAACATCTCGACCACGCAAATTTACACGCACGTGAACGCCGAGCGCTTACGCGAAGCATTCAAGAAAACGCACCCGCGCGCTTAG
- a CDS encoding STAS domain-containing protein has translation MMAEIRSVGLFLLLPAPLNPIGAFDAEAFKANFRSVLEENPQAKFIGVNLSGLDFVYSDAYNAFMQFHQELSKRKGTFAVLADKESLAKSLKKVGLERFIRIFMNEADMYSYKPVDKKTSNAPASIKPIVILSQPIPQPAPQPVQKTEQKPEPTPEPKKETVEVPQPQPVEPKIMDKNPLVDETPSSKGSLVAVFVLLLIVAAVVSYLVL, from the coding sequence ATGATGGCTGAAATAAGAAGTGTGGGTTTATTCCTTTTGCTTCCGGCTCCACTCAACCCGATTGGAGCTTTTGATGCAGAAGCGTTCAAGGCAAATTTCCGTTCCGTGCTGGAGGAAAATCCTCAAGCCAAGTTTATCGGAGTCAACCTCTCCGGGCTTGATTTTGTCTATAGCGATGCCTACAATGCCTTTATGCAGTTCCATCAGGAACTTTCTAAGCGAAAGGGAACGTTCGCTGTGCTTGCGGATAAAGAGTCTCTTGCGAAAAGTCTTAAGAAGGTGGGACTTGAACGCTTTATTCGTATCTTCATGAACGAAGCGGACATGTATTCCTATAAGCCGGTCGATAAGAAAACATCGAACGCGCCTGCTTCTATTAAACCGATTGTAATTCTTTCGCAGCCAATTCCGCAACCTGCGCCTCAACCGGTGCAAAAAACAGAGCAAAAACCAGAACCTACGCCTGAACCGAAAAAAGAGACTGTGGAAGTTCCCCAACCGCAACCGGTTGAACCGAAAATTATGGATAAGAATCCGTTGGTGGATGAAACCCCGTCGTCGAAGGGTTCTCTCGTTGCTGTATTTGTGCTCTTGCTGATTGTTGCTGCTGTTGTTTCTTATCTTGTCTTGTAA